From the Nisaea sediminum genome, one window contains:
- a CDS encoding GntR family transcriptional regulator produces MSTRGQSVVRALRDKVLDGEYAPGARLNEIEISNSLNVSRTPVRAALAILATEGLLDYVPNSGYVVRCYSVQDIEGVYAARSVLEGLAARTVAEKGISDRVRGLLHKNLAETEVLLDETDWSDRLRDEWGRLNEEFHEAIFADAGNRHLSELISKSRSIPLLKGVKFRWHDLDTLATSCSDHAELFDAIANGQGTRAEHLAREHVYQAGRRLVANWRRAGADGTSAAARRPVRKVSRAA; encoded by the coding sequence ATGTCAACGCGTGGTCAATCGGTCGTTCGCGCCTTGCGGGACAAGGTGCTGGACGGCGAGTACGCGCCGGGCGCGCGGCTCAACGAGATCGAAATATCCAATTCGCTGAATGTATCCCGGACGCCCGTGCGCGCCGCTCTGGCGATCCTCGCGACCGAGGGACTGCTGGATTACGTTCCGAACAGCGGCTACGTGGTCCGCTGCTACTCGGTTCAGGATATCGAGGGCGTCTACGCGGCGCGCTCCGTCCTGGAAGGCCTGGCGGCGCGGACTGTTGCGGAGAAGGGGATCTCGGACCGGGTCCGCGGCCTTCTCCACAAGAATCTCGCCGAGACCGAGGTCCTGCTGGACGAAACCGATTGGAGCGACAGGCTCCGGGACGAATGGGGGCGGCTGAACGAGGAGTTCCACGAGGCGATCTTCGCCGACGCGGGGAACCGCCATCTGAGCGAACTGATCAGCAAGTCCCGGTCCATACCGCTCCTGAAAGGTGTGAAGTTCCGCTGGCACGATCTCGACACGCTGGCCACGTCCTGCTCCGACCATGCGGAACTCTTCGATGCCATCGCCAACGGTCAGGGTACCCGGGCCGAACATCTGGCGCGCGAGCACGTCTATCAGGCGGGGCGCCGTCTGGTCGCCAACTGGCGCCGGGCCGGAGCCGACGGGACCTCGGCGGCCGCACGCCGGCCGGTCCGCAAGGTTTCCCGCGCGGCCTGA
- the atpB gene encoding F0F1 ATP synthase subunit A: MDASPLTSTPLFQLGPVPISRPVVTTWAIMAVLVSVSWLLTRPRSRWHDRALFVIETVVIGILNQIRDVVGDNARALLPLLGTLFLFIVAANLSGILPGVEGPTAKIETPAALAVAVFFSVHYFGIRARGLLGYLATFAKPKLIMLPLNLVSEVTRTLSLMVRLFGNVMSGEFMIGLVVALAGLFVPIPVMALEILIGLIQAYIFTILAAVFIGAAMDPRQEI, translated from the coding sequence ATGGACGCCTCGCCGCTTACCAGCACGCCTCTGTTCCAGCTCGGACCGGTGCCGATCTCGCGCCCGGTGGTCACGACCTGGGCGATCATGGCGGTGCTGGTCTCGGTCTCCTGGCTGCTGACGCGTCCCCGTTCGCGCTGGCATGACCGCGCGCTCTTCGTGATCGAGACCGTGGTCATCGGGATCCTGAACCAGATCAGGGACGTGGTCGGGGACAATGCCCGTGCCCTGCTGCCGCTGCTGGGCACGCTGTTTCTGTTCATCGTGGCCGCGAACCTGTCCGGTATCCTGCCGGGTGTCGAGGGGCCGACGGCAAAGATCGAAACGCCGGCGGCGCTCGCCGTGGCGGTGTTCTTCTCCGTGCATTATTTCGGCATCCGCGCCCGCGGTCTGCTCGGCTATCTCGCGACCTTCGCCAAACCGAAACTGATCATGCTGCCGCTCAACCTCGTCTCGGAGGTGACCCGGACCCTCTCGCTGATGGTCCGGCTGTTCGGCAACGTCATGAGCGGCGAGTTCATGATCGGACTTGTCGTCGCGCTCGCCGGGCTTTTCGTGCCCATCCCCGTCATGGCTCTGGAGATCCTGATCGGACTGATCCAAGCCTACATTTTCACCATTCTGGCCGCCGTCTTCATCGGTGCCGCAATGGACCCACGCCAGGAAATCTAA
- a CDS encoding amidase: MSDIKELSIAELGKAYRDRSLSPVEATRDALDRISELNGTLKAFNTVTAELALDRAKKAEEELKSGTDLGPMHGIPFGAKDIYDTAGILTSCQSKLRPDVIPEANAHSVQRLLDGGAVLLGKCATIEFATGGPSEETLFPPARNPWNVEHVPGGSSSGSGAAVAAGMTRMALGSDTGGSIRGPAAYCGTVGIKPTYGRVSRRGVFPLSFTMDHCGPLSWSVEDSAIALQAMAGFDPLDPASADVPLSDYTAGLKDGAKGLKIAYVANWLDEDEHTNPEVRAALTEALDTLRAEGATVESVTLPSHELFHACGRMIILSECYAIHEKDLMERPELYGRPTRERLMAGAFVRGSDYVEALRMRREMTMQFNAEMFGKYDAVIAPCTSLPAGRFDAQPNDPLALSGYMTVPFNVTGSPAMSVCCGFTTDGLPISLQVVGKPFDEAMVFRVGAAYEQASDWRSRRPPLTAAGALAAE, translated from the coding sequence ATGTCCGACATCAAGGAACTTTCCATCGCCGAACTGGGCAAGGCCTATCGCGACCGCTCCCTCTCGCCGGTCGAGGCGACCCGGGATGCTCTGGACCGGATCTCCGAGCTCAACGGCACCCTGAAGGCCTTCAACACGGTGACCGCCGAACTGGCACTGGACCGCGCGAAGAAAGCCGAGGAGGAGCTAAAGTCCGGGACCGACCTCGGCCCGATGCACGGTATCCCGTTCGGCGCTAAGGACATCTACGATACGGCCGGGATCCTGACCTCCTGCCAGTCGAAGCTGCGCCCGGACGTGATCCCGGAAGCGAACGCCCATTCGGTGCAGAGGCTGCTGGATGGCGGCGCGGTGCTGCTCGGGAAATGCGCGACCATCGAATTCGCCACCGGCGGTCCGAGCGAGGAGACGCTGTTTCCGCCGGCCCGCAATCCCTGGAACGTCGAGCATGTGCCGGGCGGGTCCTCCTCCGGGTCCGGCGCGGCCGTCGCCGCCGGCATGACGCGGATGGCGCTCGGCTCCGACACCGGCGGATCGATCCGGGGCCCGGCGGCCTATTGCGGCACGGTCGGCATCAAGCCGACCTACGGCCGGGTCAGCCGCCGCGGCGTCTTCCCGCTCTCCTTCACCATGGACCATTGCGGTCCGCTCAGCTGGAGCGTCGAGGATTCGGCGATCGCGCTGCAGGCCATGGCGGGCTTCGACCCGCTCGACCCGGCATCGGCGGACGTACCGCTTTCCGACTACACAGCCGGCCTGAAGGATGGCGCGAAAGGCCTCAAGATTGCCTATGTCGCCAACTGGCTCGACGAGGACGAGCACACCAATCCGGAAGTCCGCGCGGCGCTCACGGAGGCGCTCGATACGCTCCGTGCCGAGGGCGCGACGGTCGAGAGCGTCACCCTGCCGTCGCACGAGCTCTTCCACGCCTGCGGCCGCATGATCATCCTCTCCGAATGCTATGCGATCCACGAGAAGGATCTGATGGAACGGCCGGAACTCTATGGCCGCCCGACCCGCGAGCGGCTGATGGCGGGCGCCTTCGTGCGCGGCTCCGACTATGTCGAGGCCCTGCGCATGCGCCGGGAGATGACCATGCAGTTCAATGCCGAGATGTTCGGCAAATACGATGCTGTCATCGCCCCCTGCACCTCGCTCCCGGCCGGTCGCTTCGACGCACAGCCGAACGATCCGCTGGCGCTTTCGGGATACATGACGGTGCCGTTCAACGTCACCGGCAGTCCGGCCATGTCCGTCTGCTGCGGCTTCACCACCGACGGTCTGCCGATCTCCCTCCAGGTGGTCGGCAAGCCGTTCGACGAGGCCATGGTGTTCCGTGTCGGGGCCGCCTACGAGCAGGCGAGCGACTGGCGCAGCCGGCGTCCGCCGCTCACCGCGGCAGGAGCGCTCGCCGCCGAGTGA
- a CDS encoding F0F1 ATP synthase subunit epsilon — translation MKLVVSTPLSVVVEADHVAHLRAEDETGAFGILPGHADFLTALTISVVTWRDGSDVEHCVAVRGGMLEMRDGNRISIATREAIAHEDLDLLETEVLENFRRHVADERASRLDAHRLYLAAIHQIQTALRPGPPGFGRQDLPGPDR, via the coding sequence ATGAAACTCGTCGTCTCGACCCCACTGTCGGTGGTTGTGGAAGCGGACCATGTCGCGCATTTGCGGGCCGAGGACGAAACCGGTGCATTCGGCATCCTGCCCGGCCATGCGGACTTCCTCACCGCGCTCACGATCTCCGTCGTGACCTGGCGCGACGGCAGTGATGTCGAGCATTGTGTGGCGGTGCGCGGCGGCATGCTGGAAATGCGGGACGGAAACAGGATCTCGATCGCGACGCGCGAGGCGATCGCACATGAGGACTTGGATCTGCTCGAAACCGAGGTGCTGGAAAACTTCCGCCGTCACGTCGCCGACGAACGGGCATCTCGCTTGGACGCGCACCGCCTCTATCTCGCCGCAATTCATCAGATCCAGACGGCACTGCGACCCGGCCCTCCCGGTTTCGGACGCCAAGACCTGCCAGGGCCCGACCGATGA
- a CDS encoding F0F1 ATP synthase subunit gamma: MSRVAEIEVGIKGTSELQNIIQAMRSLAGMRLRDAQQSVPGIRSYASIIADGIADTLIMTADAPAGRGGNHGSGPTAIVVCASEHGFVGGFNDRIVEAVLKSLKPDDRLFVLGSRGTALFEEHGHPTSWSGPMATRPAAVSSSVNELARELFLRIARGEIRRIDAVFSVSRPGGEMTIRHTPLLPLDPSVWKTRRPRQAPLHNMGPRDLLEQLTEEYVVALLTEAAVESIAAENAARLAATEAADHNISRMLSRLRQDARQARQSEITTEIVELVTGAAVAEEGSRERRHHPT; this comes from the coding sequence ATGAGCCGGGTCGCGGAGATCGAAGTCGGCATCAAGGGAACGTCGGAGCTGCAGAACATCATCCAGGCGATGCGCTCTCTTGCCGGGATGCGTCTGCGTGATGCGCAGCAGAGCGTTCCGGGTATCCGGAGCTATGCCTCGATCATTGCCGACGGCATCGCGGACACGCTTATCATGACCGCCGATGCGCCGGCCGGCAGAGGCGGCAATCATGGCAGCGGGCCGACCGCTATCGTGGTCTGCGCGTCGGAACACGGGTTTGTCGGAGGGTTCAACGACCGGATCGTCGAAGCGGTCCTCAAGTCCCTGAAGCCGGACGACCGCCTGTTTGTCCTCGGGTCGCGCGGCACCGCCCTGTTCGAGGAACACGGTCATCCGACGTCCTGGAGCGGCCCGATGGCGACCCGGCCGGCTGCGGTGTCGAGTTCCGTGAATGAGCTCGCAAGGGAACTGTTCCTGCGCATCGCGCGCGGCGAGATCCGCCGTATCGACGCGGTCTTTTCCGTCAGTCGTCCGGGCGGTGAGATGACGATCCGGCACACGCCTCTGCTTCCTCTTGATCCGAGCGTCTGGAAAACGCGGCGTCCGCGGCAGGCGCCGTTGCACAACATGGGCCCGCGCGATCTTCTGGAACAGCTGACGGAGGAATATGTCGTCGCGCTCCTGACGGAAGCCGCGGTCGAGTCGATCGCGGCGGAGAATGCCGCCCGTCTGGCAGCGACCGAGGCCGCCGACCACAACATCTCCCGGATGCTCTCGCGATTGCGCCAGGATGCGCGTCAGGCCCGCCAGTCGGAAATCACCACGGAAATCGTCGAACTCGTCACCGGCGCCGCCGTGGCCGAGGAAGGATCGAGAGAGCGGCGACATCACCCGACCTGA
- a CDS encoding DMT family transporter: MIAGLFFTVMTALIKSIGDTIPVVQILLFRQIVMTFTVMPVLIAGFPDILKTNHLPLHLTRVLFALIAMTCGFTAVVHLPLAEATALGFAKSLFVTIFALILLREVAGPRRWFAVLIGFAGVLVMVQPGPDGLNLYSLFAVAGAASAAAVMVIIRKVSQFDRSVTILSYQAILVGVLMVPPTIMYWVTPSPREWLVMAAIGVLSVFGQLANIQGFKEGEASAVAPMDYTRLVFAALIGFLIFGETPDLATAAGATLIIATSLYTVRAEKRAASNKA; encoded by the coding sequence GTGATCGCCGGACTCTTCTTCACCGTCATGACCGCGCTCATCAAGTCGATCGGTGATACAATCCCGGTCGTCCAGATCCTGCTCTTCCGCCAGATCGTGATGACCTTCACGGTCATGCCGGTCCTGATCGCCGGATTTCCGGACATTCTGAAGACCAACCACCTGCCCCTGCACCTCACCCGCGTGCTGTTCGCGCTCATCGCCATGACCTGCGGCTTCACGGCGGTCGTGCATCTCCCGCTCGCCGAAGCCACGGCGCTCGGCTTCGCAAAGAGCCTGTTCGTGACGATCTTCGCACTGATCCTGCTCAGGGAGGTCGCCGGACCGCGGCGCTGGTTCGCCGTCCTGATCGGCTTTGCCGGCGTGCTCGTGATGGTTCAACCCGGCCCCGACGGGCTCAATCTCTATTCCCTCTTCGCCGTCGCCGGCGCGGCATCTGCGGCCGCTGTGATGGTCATCATCCGCAAGGTCTCGCAATTCGACCGCTCCGTGACGATCCTCAGCTATCAGGCCATTCTCGTCGGCGTTCTCATGGTTCCGCCGACAATCATGTACTGGGTCACCCCGAGCCCCAGGGAATGGCTGGTGATGGCGGCGATAGGGGTGCTGTCCGTGTTCGGCCAGCTCGCCAATATCCAGGGCTTCAAGGAAGGCGAGGCCTCGGCAGTGGCGCCGATGGACTATACGAGGCTGGTTTTCGCCGCCCTGATCGGCTTCCTCATCTTCGGCGAAACGCCTGACCTGGCGACTGCAGCCGGCGCCACCCTGATCATCGCCACCTCGCTCTACACGGTGCGCGCGGAAAAGCGGGCCGCCAGCAACAAGGCATAG
- a CDS encoding AtpZ/AtpI family protein — translation MSRADDPDHKLAEAARTRRKRREIWEREGERSIARNLAMIGALGWTIVVPTLLGLFIGRWLDSAFASGLFWTLGLLVLGLALGCRLAWTRMHHE, via the coding sequence ATGAGCCGCGCCGACGATCCGGATCACAAGCTCGCAGAGGCAGCCCGGACCCGTCGTAAGAGACGTGAGATCTGGGAACGCGAAGGAGAGCGCTCCATCGCACGGAATCTGGCGATGATCGGTGCGCTCGGCTGGACCATTGTGGTGCCGACGCTGCTCGGTCTCTTCATCGGCAGGTGGCTCGATAGCGCGTTTGCCTCGGGGCTCTTCTGGACTTTGGGACTTCTTGTCCTGGGACTTGCCCTCGGCTGCCGGCTCGCCTGGACAAGGATGCATCACGAATGA
- a CDS encoding F0F1 ATP synthase subunit alpha — protein sequence MPKLADDLRRWTESSRKRIDSVVMTPWEEQVGRVLHTGDGVATVSGLPEARLDELLVFESGARGMVVGLGETDIGCMMLSDPKGIVAGETVRGTTEVARVPVGDELLGRVVDPIGMPLDGGEVPACRDFAPIENPAPAIYDRALIERPLATGVLVVDAMIPIGRGQRELIIGDRGTGKTALAVDTIINQRSSDVICVYAAVGQKASSVARVIESVRHSGAPERCIFVVGEADALPGLQWLTPYAACTMAEHFTARGRDVLLVIDDLSKHAAVYREVSLLLRRPPGREAFPGDIFYIHSRLLERAARLSPERGGGSLTALPIAETQAGNISAFIPTNLISITDGQIYLDPTLFNEDQKPAVDVGRSVSRVGGKTQAPALKALAGSLKLEYAQFLELEVFTRFGTMVDERTRKKIEHGRRIRAVLAQNQFSPLSLGEQTALLAALSGRQLDDVPLDRIAEFRAALPRWLAEHAPEIADLDDRAPPITDEKLGQLRQVLAELADTFAAPDPEATE from the coding sequence ATGCCGAAACTCGCTGACGATCTCCGCCGCTGGACAGAGTCGAGCCGGAAACGCATCGACAGCGTGGTGATGACGCCGTGGGAGGAACAGGTCGGCCGCGTACTGCATACCGGGGACGGGGTTGCCACTGTCTCGGGGCTTCCGGAGGCACGGCTGGACGAGCTTCTGGTCTTCGAGAGCGGTGCCCGCGGAATGGTGGTCGGCCTCGGCGAGACCGATATCGGCTGCATGATGCTGAGCGACCCGAAAGGGATCGTCGCCGGGGAAACCGTCCGCGGCACGACCGAGGTCGCCAGGGTTCCCGTCGGGGACGAACTGCTCGGCCGCGTGGTCGATCCCATCGGCATGCCCCTGGATGGCGGCGAAGTCCCGGCCTGCCGGGACTTCGCCCCGATCGAAAATCCGGCACCCGCCATCTATGACAGGGCGCTGATCGAGCGCCCGCTGGCAACGGGTGTGCTCGTGGTGGATGCAATGATCCCAATCGGCCGGGGGCAGCGCGAACTCATTATCGGCGACCGGGGAACCGGCAAGACCGCGCTTGCCGTCGATACGATCATCAACCAGCGCTCCAGCGACGTGATTTGCGTCTATGCCGCGGTCGGCCAGAAGGCCTCCTCCGTTGCGCGGGTGATCGAGTCCGTCCGGCATTCCGGCGCGCCGGAGCGCTGCATCTTCGTGGTCGGCGAGGCGGACGCGTTGCCGGGTCTGCAATGGTTGACGCCTTATGCGGCCTGCACGATGGCGGAGCATTTCACGGCACGCGGACGGGACGTCCTGCTTGTCATCGACGATCTGAGCAAACACGCCGCCGTCTATCGCGAGGTGTCGCTGCTGCTCCGCCGCCCGCCGGGACGTGAGGCCTTTCCCGGCGACATCTTCTACATCCACTCGCGCCTGCTGGAACGCGCCGCGCGGCTGTCGCCGGAACGTGGCGGCGGATCCCTGACGGCCCTGCCGATCGCCGAGACGCAGGCGGGTAATATCAGCGCCTTCATTCCGACCAACCTGATCTCGATCACCGACGGGCAGATCTATCTCGATCCGACCCTGTTCAACGAGGACCAGAAGCCGGCGGTGGATGTCGGCCGCAGCGTCTCGCGCGTGGGAGGCAAGACGCAGGCTCCGGCGCTCAAGGCGCTCGCAGGTAGCCTCAAGCTCGAATATGCGCAGTTCCTCGAGCTCGAGGTCTTCACCCGGTTCGGAACCATGGTGGACGAGCGGACGCGGAAAAAGATCGAGCATGGCCGCCGCATCCGGGCGGTACTGGCACAGAACCAGTTTTCCCCGCTGAGCCTCGGCGAGCAGACCGCCCTGCTGGCGGCTCTTTCCGGGCGTCAGCTCGACGACGTACCGCTGGACCGCATTGCGGAGTTCCGCGCAGCGCTCCCCCGCTGGCTCGCCGAACATGCACCCGAGATTGCCGACCTCGATGACAGGGCCCCGCCGATCACCGACGAGAAACTCGGACAATTGCGGCAAGTCTTGGCAGAACTCGCGGACACCTTCGCCGCACCGGATCCGGAGGCAACGGAATGA
- a CDS encoding F0F1 ATP synthase subunit C yields the protein MDPKIISIIAAAIAVSFGAIGPALAEGRAVAAALDAIARQPESAGTISRTLFVGLAMIETMAIYCLVIALLLLFANPYTVTP from the coding sequence GTGGACCCCAAGATCATCAGCATCATCGCCGCCGCGATCGCCGTCTCGTTCGGTGCCATCGGGCCTGCGCTGGCGGAAGGCCGCGCGGTTGCCGCGGCCCTCGACGCGATTGCGCGGCAACCTGAATCGGCAGGCACGATCTCGCGAACGCTGTTCGTCGGTCTGGCCATGATCGAGACCATGGCGATCTACTGCCTGGTCATTGCCCTCCTGCTGCTCTTCGCCAATCCCTATACCGTCACGCCATGA
- a CDS encoding N-ATPase subunit AtpR — MNMLTPELLGTIAVAAVAGVAAGLAYFRALARTTSALTGSGSPAVYVGMTLLRLGGIAVFLVVLVQFGALALLAGFGGFLFARMLSTRNPPDSDGEDR; from the coding sequence ATGAACATGCTGACGCCGGAACTTCTCGGAACCATCGCCGTTGCCGCGGTCGCGGGTGTCGCTGCCGGCCTTGCCTATTTCCGTGCCCTGGCACGGACCACCAGCGCCCTGACCGGCAGCGGAAGCCCGGCCGTCTATGTCGGGATGACCCTCCTGCGTCTCGGCGGGATCGCCGTCTTTCTTGTTGTTCTGGTCCAGTTCGGTGCGCTGGCCCTGCTTGCCGGCTTCGGCGGCTTTCTGTTCGCGCGCATGCTGTCCACCAGAAACCCGCCGGACAGCGACGGGGAGGACCGCTGA
- the atpD gene encoding F0F1 ATP synthase subunit beta, whose amino-acid sequence MSLSGSGTKESAGTVVAAHGSVVDIRFSPGDLPAIGEAVDILPEGAPRIVAEIQLHADETTVRAVALASTAGLRRGTPARATGDPVRVPVGEAVLGRLLNAVGDPMDDQPAFTEDVPRKPIHGAAPTLAEQSGKLSIFHTGIKVIDLLAPLVKGGKAAMFGGAGVGKTVLIMELIRTTKEHHSGISVFAGIGERSREGHELMLELRGSGVMERTALIFGQMNECPGARWRAGLSALAIAEHFRDEAHDNVLLLVDNVYRLVQAGGEISGLLGRIPSQVGYQPTLSSEIAEFEERIASVPGAAITSIQAVYVPADDFTDPAVAEIFTHLDSSIVLSRDMASEGLYPAIDPLASSSSLLDPRIVGAEHYRTAQDVRKAITHYRDLQRIIAILGIEELSASDRLVVARARRLVRFLTQPFMVTTAFTGKPGRTVELEATLAGCRAILAGETDDWAESSLYMVGDLDEARERETAAEAVAR is encoded by the coding sequence ATGTCACTTTCCGGGAGCGGTACGAAAGAGAGTGCGGGGACGGTTGTGGCCGCGCACGGCTCGGTCGTCGACATCCGCTTTTCCCCAGGCGATCTTCCCGCCATCGGCGAGGCCGTCGATATCCTTCCGGAGGGCGCACCGCGGATCGTTGCCGAGATTCAGCTCCATGCCGACGAGACGACCGTTCGTGCCGTCGCCCTGGCGTCGACCGCGGGGTTGAGGCGCGGCACCCCGGCAAGGGCGACCGGCGATCCGGTGCGGGTACCGGTCGGCGAGGCCGTGCTCGGCCGGTTGCTGAATGCCGTGGGTGATCCGATGGACGACCAGCCCGCGTTCACGGAGGATGTGCCGAGAAAGCCGATCCACGGCGCCGCGCCCACGCTCGCGGAGCAGAGCGGCAAGCTCTCGATATTCCATACCGGGATCAAGGTCATCGACCTGCTGGCGCCGCTGGTGAAAGGTGGCAAGGCCGCGATGTTCGGCGGAGCCGGGGTCGGCAAGACTGTACTGATCATGGAACTCATCCGGACCACAAAAGAACATCATTCCGGGATCTCCGTCTTCGCCGGAATAGGCGAGCGCTCGCGCGAGGGGCACGAACTGATGCTCGAACTCCGGGGATCCGGCGTCATGGAACGGACGGCGCTGATTTTCGGTCAGATGAACGAGTGTCCCGGCGCACGCTGGCGAGCGGGACTCTCGGCCCTTGCGATCGCGGAACATTTCCGCGACGAGGCACATGACAATGTCCTCCTGCTGGTCGACAACGTGTATCGCCTGGTCCAGGCTGGAGGCGAGATTTCCGGTCTGCTTGGCCGCATTCCGTCGCAGGTTGGATACCAGCCGACGTTGAGCAGCGAGATCGCGGAATTCGAGGAACGCATCGCCTCGGTCCCCGGCGCTGCGATCACGTCAATTCAGGCCGTCTACGTTCCGGCGGACGATTTCACCGACCCGGCCGTCGCCGAGATCTTTACCCATCTGGACTCCTCGATCGTGCTGTCCCGCGACATGGCGAGCGAGGGGCTCTATCCCGCCATCGATCCGCTTGCCTCGTCTTCGAGCCTGCTTGACCCGCGGATCGTCGGCGCGGAGCACTACAGGACGGCGCAGGACGTCCGCAAGGCGATCACCCATTACCGGGATCTCCAGCGGATCATAGCCATCCTCGGGATCGAGGAACTGAGCGCGTCCGACCGGCTGGTCGTCGCCCGTGCGCGCCGGCTGGTCCGCTTCCTCACCCAGCCTTTCATGGTCACCACTGCCTTTACCGGAAAACCCGGGCGGACCGTTGAGCTGGAGGCGACACTCGCCGGGTGCCGGGCCATTCTCGCGGGCGAGACCGACGACTGGGCCGAATCCTCGCTCTACATGGTCGGGGATCTGGATGAGGCCCGTGAGCGCGAGACCGCGGCAGAGGCGGTGGCGCGATGA
- a CDS encoding F0F1 ATP synthase subunit B family protein, producing the protein MTLDWWTFGLQTVNFAILVWLLQRFLYKPVLRMVDARRAEMEKVRASAQEDREKARAERERVATEHAQIEAERRKTIADARAEAEALATEKIDQADKEATEIREKARTSLAAERKAAETDIRRAALDLGTDIARRLIEELPVESRTEAWIGHIEQHLAELTEAQRSALLQGMDGTSALRVVAAAPFPESVAQHWRERLQTALGHELRIDFAHDPDLVAGVELHFPTAVLHFSWRSTLEAIRAEIEDDAETR; encoded by the coding sequence ATGACCCTCGACTGGTGGACCTTCGGGCTGCAGACCGTCAATTTCGCGATTCTGGTCTGGCTGCTGCAACGGTTTCTCTACAAGCCGGTGCTGCGCATGGTCGACGCGCGCCGCGCGGAGATGGAGAAAGTCCGGGCCTCCGCGCAGGAAGACCGGGAGAAGGCCCGCGCCGAACGCGAACGGGTCGCCACGGAACATGCGCAAATCGAGGCGGAACGCAGAAAGACCATCGCGGACGCCCGTGCCGAAGCCGAGGCATTGGCGACCGAAAAGATTGACCAGGCCGACAAGGAAGCCACTGAGATCCGGGAGAAGGCGCGCACCTCTCTCGCCGCCGAGCGGAAGGCCGCGGAAACCGACATCCGCCGGGCGGCACTCGATCTCGGCACCGACATCGCGCGCCGCCTGATCGAAGAGCTGCCGGTCGAATCCCGGACCGAAGCCTGGATCGGACATATCGAACAGCATCTGGCGGAACTCACGGAAGCGCAGCGCAGCGCGCTGCTGCAGGGGATGGACGGCACGAGCGCGCTTCGGGTCGTCGCGGCCGCCCCGTTCCCGGAAAGCGTCGCGCAGCACTGGCGCGAGCGGCTGCAGACGGCGCTCGGTCACGAGTTGCGGATCGATTTCGCGCATGACCCGGATCTCGTTGCGGGCGTCGAACTGCATTTCCCTACTGCGGTCCTGCATTTCTCGTGGCGCAGCACCCTGGAGGCCATCCGGGCGGAGATCGAGGACGATGCCGAAACTCGCTGA